In Bacteroidales bacterium, a single genomic region encodes these proteins:
- a CDS encoding esterase, whose protein sequence is MKIKVSFSILVLFLFMNSYAQELANFPRTQPIVSPSIGETEVVFKISAPYAASVKLAGSWSATPGLSTDMKKDKNGVWSVSIRKPAPELYTYSFIVDGLSVNDPINIFTQRDGTRYLSVLLIPGDLTANYFEAKQRGNLSQVWYESPTLGMTRRMFIYTPYGYETGTAKYPVLYLLHGAGGDEDAWSTMGRTCQILDNLIEKKLALPMLVVMPNGNPTQAAARTLMIPEKVIDRTNPAFANSYVNSIVKDIVPYVEKNYRVIAKPASRALAGLSMGAGHTISCTNLYPGFFSYICPLSNGIRVNDENKAKYDADFKALKKAGYKLYFLACGGADGLLTSAQTLDATLTKNGLEHTFFITPGGHTWANWRIYLNTFAPKLFK, encoded by the coding sequence ATGAAAATAAAAGTTTCATTTTCAATATTAGTCCTGTTCCTTTTTATGAATTCATATGCCCAGGAACTAGCTAACTTTCCAAGAACTCAACCTATTGTTTCACCCAGTATTGGAGAAACAGAGGTTGTTTTCAAAATCTCTGCACCCTATGCCGCGAGTGTTAAACTTGCAGGCTCGTGGTCTGCTACCCCTGGATTGTCAACCGATATGAAAAAAGATAAAAACGGTGTCTGGTCAGTCAGTATCCGAAAACCTGCACCTGAATTGTACACATATAGCTTTATTGTTGACGGCTTAAGTGTAAATGATCCAATCAATATCTTTACTCAGAGAGACGGGACAAGATACCTTAGTGTTCTGCTTATTCCAGGTGACCTTACTGCCAACTATTTTGAAGCAAAACAGAGGGGTAACTTGTCGCAGGTTTGGTACGAATCACCAACACTCGGCATGACGCGTCGCATGTTCATCTATACTCCTTACGGTTATGAAACCGGCACGGCAAAATACCCTGTATTATATCTTCTTCATGGTGCAGGTGGCGATGAAGATGCGTGGAGTACAATGGGCCGTACATGTCAGATCCTGGATAACCTGATTGAGAAGAAACTGGCTTTACCCATGCTTGTGGTAATGCCTAACGGAAATCCTACACAGGCTGCAGCAAGAACATTAATGATACCCGAAAAAGTCATAGACAGAACCAACCCGGCTTTTGCAAACTCATACGTAAACAGTATTGTAAAAGACATAGTCCCATACGTTGAGAAAAACTATAGGGTTATTGCGAAGCCGGCATCAAGAGCTTTAGCAGGACTGTCGATGGGCGCCGGTCATACAATTTCATGTACCAACCTTTATCCCGGTTTCTTTAGCTACATATGCCCTCTTAGTAATGGTATCCGAGTTAATGATGAAAATAAAGCTAAATACGATGCTGACTTTAAAGCTCTGAAAAAAGCCGGATACAAGTTATACTTTCTGGCCTGCGGAGGTGCTGATGGTCTTCTGACTTCTGCTCAGACACTCGATGCTACTCTTACGAAAAACGGACTTGAGCATACATTTTTCATTACACCCGGAGGTCATACATGGGCAAACTGGAGAATTTACCTGAACACCTTCGCCCCAAAATTATTTAAGTAA
- a CDS encoding esterase, translated as MRHKVLLSVLCLFSFLGLQAQELSNFRRAAIVSPEIGEKTIVFRILAPEAKLVRLYGSWMRSPDSSVNMTKDSLNVWSVSIPRPATELYTYNFIVDGLVVNDASNIFLQRDGTRYLSVLLVPGDLTANYFEANKHGNLIKVWYDSPVIGKTRRMYVYTPYGYETSKESYPVLYLLHGGGGDEDAWSTMGRAVQILDNLIEKKLAVPMICVMPNGNPGQEAAKTLMLEETTFDRTDPKFANMYINSIVKDIIPYVEKNYRAIPKPDARAISGLSMGGGHTTAVTAAYPGTFSYICPLSAGIREDTPEVDAQLQGIKKAGYKLYWIGCGSDDFTFANNKTLDAALTKNGMEHTFFITGGGHTWANWRVYLNTFGQLLFK; from the coding sequence ATGAGACACAAAGTTCTATTATCAGTTTTATGCCTCTTCTCTTTTCTGGGCTTACAGGCTCAGGAATTATCAAACTTCAGAAGAGCTGCAATTGTTTCTCCCGAGATCGGTGAGAAAACCATAGTATTCAGAATTCTGGCACCGGAGGCTAAACTTGTAAGGCTCTATGGTTCCTGGATGAGAAGTCCTGATTCATCTGTAAACATGACGAAGGATTCTTTAAATGTTTGGAGTGTTAGTATCCCCAGACCGGCAACAGAACTTTATACATACAACTTTATTGTTGACGGACTGGTAGTTAACGATGCCAGCAACATTTTTCTTCAGAGAGATGGTACCCGTTATCTGAGTGTACTGCTTGTCCCGGGAGATCTTACCGCAAACTACTTTGAGGCAAATAAACATGGAAACCTTATAAAAGTATGGTACGATTCACCTGTAATCGGAAAAACCCGTCGTATGTATGTTTATACACCATATGGTTATGAAACTAGTAAAGAGAGTTATCCTGTCCTCTACCTTTTACATGGAGGTGGTGGAGATGAAGACGCATGGAGCACTATGGGCCGTGCAGTTCAGATACTCGATAACCTTATTGAAAAGAAACTTGCAGTACCAATGATTTGCGTTATGCCTAACGGCAATCCGGGTCAGGAAGCAGCAAAAACTCTTATGCTCGAGGAAACGACTTTTGACCGTACTGATCCAAAATTTGCCAATATGTATATTAATAGCATCGTGAAAGATATTATTCCTTACGTCGAAAAGAACTATAGGGCGATTCCAAAACCCGATGCAAGGGCAATATCAGGCCTTTCAATGGGCGGCGGACACACAACTGCTGTAACAGCAGCATATCCTGGTACATTCAGTTATATCTGCCCTTTAAGTGCCGGTATAAGAGAGGATACACCTGAAGTCGATGCGCAACTGCAGGGAATTAAAAAAGCCGGTTATAAACTCTATTGGATTGGTTGTGGTAGCGACGATTTCACGTTTGCTAATAACAAAACGCTGGATGCTGCCCTTACAAAGAACGGGATGGAGCATACTTTTTTCATAACAGGTGGTGGCCATACCTGGGCCAACTGGAGAGTTTACCTTAATACTTTTGGACAATTATTATTTAAATAG